A genomic region of Pseudomonas migulae contains the following coding sequences:
- a CDS encoding FAD-dependent oxidoreductase: MAERLNNDFQFIDVGRKDPKKKLLRQRKKEFVEIYEPFKPQHSADQAHRCLGCGNPYCEWKCPVHNFIPNWLKLVAEGNILQAAELSHQTNTLPEVCGRVCPQDRLCEGACTLNDGFGAVTIGSVEKYITDTAFAMGWRPDMSKVKPTGKRVAIIGAGPAGLGCADVLVRGGVTPVVFDKNPEIGGLLTFGIPEFKLEKTVLSNRREVFTGMGIEFRLNTEVGKDVSVEQLLEEYDAVFMGMGTYTYMKGGFAGEDLPGVHDALDFLIANVNRNLGFEKSPEDFVDMKGKKVVVLGGGDTAMDCNRTSIRQGAKSVTCAYRRDEANMPGSRKEVKNAKEEGVKFLYNRQPIAIVGEDKVEGVKVVETRLGEPDARGRRSPEPIPGSEEIIPADAVVIAFGFRPSPAPWFEQFSIQTDSQGRVVAPEQGQYKHQTSNPKIFAGGDMVRGSDLVVTAIFEGRNAAEGILDYLGV, translated from the coding sequence ATGGCTGAACGTCTGAATAACGACTTCCAGTTCATCGACGTCGGGCGCAAAGATCCGAAGAAGAAACTGTTGCGTCAACGCAAGAAAGAGTTCGTGGAAATCTACGAACCCTTCAAACCCCAGCATTCGGCCGATCAGGCCCACCGCTGCCTGGGTTGCGGTAACCCGTATTGCGAATGGAAGTGCCCGGTGCACAACTTCATTCCAAACTGGCTGAAACTGGTGGCTGAAGGCAACATCCTTCAAGCTGCCGAGCTGTCGCACCAGACCAACACCCTGCCGGAAGTGTGCGGCCGGGTGTGCCCGCAGGATCGTCTGTGCGAGGGTGCCTGCACCCTCAACGACGGCTTCGGCGCGGTGACCATCGGTTCGGTCGAGAAGTACATCACCGACACCGCGTTCGCCATGGGCTGGCGCCCGGACATGTCCAAGGTCAAGCCGACCGGCAAGCGTGTCGCGATCATCGGCGCGGGCCCTGCGGGCCTCGGTTGTGCCGACGTGCTGGTGCGTGGCGGCGTGACGCCGGTGGTGTTCGACAAGAACCCGGAAATCGGTGGTCTGCTGACCTTCGGCATCCCCGAGTTCAAGCTGGAAAAGACCGTGCTGAGCAATCGCCGCGAAGTCTTCACCGGCATGGGCATCGAGTTCCGCCTGAACACCGAAGTGGGCAAGGACGTGTCCGTCGAGCAACTGCTTGAAGAATACGATGCCGTGTTCATGGGCATGGGCACCTACACCTACATGAAGGGCGGCTTTGCCGGTGAAGATTTGCCGGGTGTGCATGACGCGCTCGACTTCCTGATCGCTAACGTCAACCGTAACCTGGGCTTTGAAAAGTCGCCGGAAGATTTCGTCGACATGAAAGGCAAGAAGGTCGTGGTACTGGGTGGCGGCGACACGGCGATGGACTGCAACCGTACGTCGATCCGCCAGGGCGCCAAGTCGGTGACCTGTGCCTATCGTCGTGACGAAGCGAACATGCCGGGCTCGCGCAAAGAGGTGAAGAACGCCAAGGAAGAAGGCGTGAAATTCCTCTACAACCGCCAGCCGATCGCCATCGTTGGTGAAGACAAGGTCGAAGGTGTGAAGGTGGTCGAGACCCGTCTTGGCGAACCGGACGCCCGTGGCCGCCGCAGCCCCGAGCCGATCCCGGGCTCCGAAGAGATCATCCCGGCCGACGCCGTGGTCATCGCTTTCGGTTTCCGCCCAAGCCCGGCGCCGTGGTTCGAGCAGTTCAGCATCCAGACCGACAGCCAGGGCCGCGTTGTGGCGCCGGAACAAGGTCAGTACAAGCACCAGACCAGCAACCCGAAAATCTTCGCCGGTGGCGACATGGTTCGTGGTTCTGACCTGGTGGTGACGGCGATCTTCGAAGGCCGCAATGCCGCCGAAGGGATCCTGGATTACCTGGGCGTCTGA
- a CDS encoding cytochrome b, whose translation MTVLGYSTQRVWLHWLSAAVIVWTLISGFYVASVDVSPRLAQWVAFLNVSLTTVFIPFFVWRLFIFVSHARHVSVRAFSFMEKLALFAHTLIYLVISIVLATGVLMMDRPIDVFGLVEIAQPLNDPELISRFFIIHVWACVVLSLLIVLHVGAVVVHELCGHRVLRRMSLCSLVRSERFE comes from the coding sequence ATGACGGTTTTGGGTTATTCCACCCAACGCGTATGGCTGCACTGGTTATCGGCGGCAGTCATCGTCTGGACCCTGATTTCCGGTTTTTATGTGGCCAGCGTCGACGTGTCCCCACGGCTCGCTCAATGGGTCGCTTTTCTCAATGTGTCGCTGACCACGGTGTTCATACCGTTTTTCGTCTGGCGCTTGTTCATTTTTGTCTCTCATGCCCGGCATGTCAGCGTGAGGGCCTTTAGCTTCATGGAAAAACTCGCGCTGTTCGCGCACACCCTGATCTATCTCGTCATCAGTATCGTGCTGGCCACCGGCGTGTTGATGATGGATCGTCCGATCGACGTGTTCGGCCTGGTCGAAATAGCTCAGCCACTGAACGATCCTGAGCTGATCTCCCGCTTCTTCATCATTCACGTTTGGGCCTGTGTGGTCCTTTCGTTGCTCATCGTGCTGCATGTCGGCGCGGTCGTTGTCCATGAGCTGTGCGGCCACCGCGTGCTGCGACGAATGTCCTTGTGCAGCCTTGTTCGAAGTGAACGATTCGAGTGA
- a CDS encoding type II secretion system protein N yields MNRRLSTLCLLVIPVGYAAFLAWQEWGFRTSLASPLPFTATVPTPPSRAPLDTTAVATVLGLATETTMMPSAEPLTLHASFVLDTGLSRALLADAQGSRVYQVGDQLPGGSVLRRVEVNQAVLWNKGREEVLTLQTSAERFLRQLDSSPNPQTPASSTRFLRPLSGQSE; encoded by the coding sequence GTGAACAGGCGCCTGAGCACGCTCTGCCTGCTGGTGATACCCGTAGGCTACGCCGCGTTTTTGGCGTGGCAGGAATGGGGCTTTCGCACAAGTCTTGCCTCGCCTTTACCGTTCACCGCGACCGTGCCGACGCCACCTTCCCGTGCGCCCCTCGATACCACCGCGGTCGCTACGGTACTCGGTCTGGCGACTGAAACCACGATGATGCCCAGTGCCGAGCCGTTGACCTTGCACGCCAGTTTTGTCCTCGACACAGGGTTGTCCAGAGCGTTGCTGGCGGACGCTCAGGGCTCGCGGGTTTACCAGGTGGGCGATCAGTTGCCGGGTGGTAGCGTCCTGCGGCGCGTCGAGGTGAATCAAGCGGTGTTGTGGAACAAGGGTCGAGAAGAGGTGCTGACGTTGCAGACATCTGCCGAGCGGTTCCTGCGTCAACTCGACTCGTCACCCAACCCACAGACACCCGCCAGTTCCACGCGTTTTCTACGCCCTCTTTCCGGGCAGTCAGAGTGA
- the hemE gene encoding uroporphyrinogen decarboxylase — protein sequence MTALKNDRFLRALLKQPVDVTPVWMMRQAGRYLPEYRASRAKAGDFMSLCMNPAFACEVTMQPLDRYPQLDAAILFSDILTIPDAMGQGLYFETGEGPRFRKVVSTMADIEALPIPDPHKDLGYVMDAVSTIRRELNGRVPLIGFSGSPWTLATYMVEGGSSKDFRKTKAMLYDNPQAMHLLLDKLAQSVTSYLNGQIMAGAQAVQIFDTWGGNLSAAAYQEFSLAYMRKIVSGLIREHEGRKVPVILFTKNGGLWLESIADAGADALGLDWTCDIGNARDRVGNKVALQGNMDPTVLYAKPEAIRTEVGRILASYGKGSGHVFNLGHGITPEVDPEHAGAFLRAVHELSAQYHE from the coding sequence ATGACTGCCCTGAAGAACGACCGTTTCCTTCGCGCCCTGCTCAAGCAACCCGTAGACGTCACGCCTGTCTGGATGATGCGTCAGGCCGGTCGCTACCTGCCGGAATACCGTGCCAGCCGTGCCAAGGCCGGCGACTTCATGAGCCTGTGCATGAACCCGGCGTTCGCTTGCGAGGTCACGATGCAGCCGCTCGATCGCTATCCGCAGCTGGACGCGGCGATCCTGTTCTCCGACATCCTCACCATTCCGGACGCCATGGGCCAGGGTCTGTACTTCGAAACCGGTGAAGGCCCGCGCTTCAGGAAGGTCGTCAGCACGATGGCCGACATCGAAGCCCTGCCGATTCCAGATCCGCACAAAGACCTCGGCTACGTGATGGATGCGGTCAGCACCATTCGCCGCGAACTGAACGGCCGCGTACCGCTGATCGGCTTTTCCGGCAGCCCCTGGACGCTGGCCACCTACATGGTTGAAGGCGGTTCGTCCAAAGACTTCCGCAAGACCAAAGCCATGCTCTACGACAATCCGCAAGCCATGCACCTGCTGCTGGACAAGCTCGCGCAATCGGTCACCAGCTATCTCAACGGCCAGATCATGGCCGGCGCGCAAGCGGTGCAGATCTTCGACACCTGGGGCGGCAACCTCTCGGCGGCGGCGTATCAGGAGTTCTCCCTGGCCTACATGCGCAAAATCGTCAGCGGCCTGATCCGCGAACACGAAGGCCGCAAGGTTCCGGTCATCCTGTTCACCAAGAACGGCGGCCTGTGGCTGGAAAGTATCGCCGACGCTGGCGCTGATGCCCTGGGTCTGGACTGGACCTGCGACATCGGCAACGCCCGTGATCGCGTCGGCAACAAAGTCGCGTTGCAAGGCAACATGGACCCGACAGTGCTCTACGCAAAACCGGAAGCCATTCGCACCGAAGTGGGCCGCATCCTCGCCAGCTATGGCAAGGGCAGCGGTCACGTGTTCAACCTCGGTCATGGCATTACGCCGGAAGTCGATCCGGAACATGCGGGTGCGTTCCTGCGCGCGGTGCATGAGTTGTCGGCGCAGTATCACGAGTAG
- the gltB gene encoding glutamate synthase large subunit, with translation MKAGLYQPDEFKDNCGFGLIAHMQGEPSHTLLQTAIEALTCMTHRGGINADGKTGDGCGLLIQKPDVFLRAIAQETFGVELPKQYAVGMVFFNQDPVKAEAARENMNREVLAEGLTLVGWRKVPIDTSVLGRLALERLPQIEQVYIGGEGLSDQDMAIKLFSARRRSSVANAADVDHYICSFSHKTIIYKGLMMPADLTAFYPDLSDQRLQTSICVFHQRFSTNTLPKWPLAQPFRFLAHNGEINTITGNRNWAQARRTKFTNDLMDLEELGPLVNRVGSDSSSMDNMLELMVTGGIDLFRGVRMIIPPAWQNVETMDPDLRAFYEYNSMHMEPWDGPAGVVMTDGRYAVCLLDRNGLRPARWVTTKNGFITLASEIGVWNYQPEDVIAKGRVGPGQIFAVDTETGQILDTDAIDNRLKSRHPYKQWLRKNALRIQATMEDNDHGSAFYDVDQLKQYMKMYQVTFEERDQVLRPLGEQGYEAVGSMGDDTPMAVLSQRVRTPYDYFRQQFAQVTNPPIDPLREAIVMSLEICLGAERNIFQESPEHASRVILSSPVISPAKWRSLMNLDRPGFERAIIDLNYDESVGLEAAVRNVADQAEEAVRAGRTQIVLSDRHIAPGKLPIHASLATGAVHHRLTEKGLRCDSNILVETATARDPHHFAVLIGFGASAVYPFLAYEVLGDLIRTGEVLGDLYEVFKNYRKGITKGLLKILSKMGISTIASYRGAQLFEAIGLSEEVCDLSFRGVPSRIKGARFVDIEAEQKALAAEAWSPRKPIQQGGLLKFVHGGEYHAYNPDVVNTLQAAVQQGDYSKFKEYTALVDNRPVSMIRDLFKVKTLDTPLDISEIEPLESVLKRFDSAGISLGALSPEAHEALAEAMNRLGARSNSGEGGEDPARYGTIKSSKIKQVATGRFGVTPEYLVNAEVLQIKVAQGAKPGEGGQLPGGKVNGLIAKLRYAVPGVTLISPPPHHDIYSIEDLSQLIFDLKQVNPKALVSVKLVAEAGVGTIAAGVAKAYADLITISGYDGGTGASPLTSIKYAGAPWELGLAETHQTLRGNDLRGKVRVQTDGGLKTGLDVIKAAILGAESFGFGTAPMIALGCKYLRICHLNNCATGVATQNEKLRKDHYIGTVDMVVNFFTYVAEETREWLAKLGVRSLEELIGRTDLLEILEGQTAKQNHLDLTPLLGSDHIPADKPQFCQVDRNPPFDKGLLAEKMIDMATSAINDMSGADFALDICNCDRSIGARISGEIARKHGNQGMANAPITFRFKGTAGQSFGVWNAGGLNMYLEGDANDYVGKGMTGGKLVIVPPKGSAYKTQDSAIIGNTCLYGATGGKLFAAGTAGERFAVRNSGAHTVVEGTGDHCCEYMTGGFVCVLGKTGYNFGSGMTGGFAYVLDQDNTFVDRVNHELVEIQRISGEAMEAYRSHLQRVLNEYVEETDSEWGRELAENLDDYLRRFWLVKPKAASLKTLLSSTRANPQ, from the coding sequence ATGAAAGCAGGTCTGTACCAACCAGATGAATTCAAGGATAACTGCGGTTTCGGCCTGATAGCGCATATGCAGGGCGAACCCAGTCATACCCTTTTGCAAACGGCCATCGAGGCCCTGACCTGCATGACCCACCGCGGTGGGATCAACGCCGACGGCAAGACCGGTGACGGTTGCGGTCTGCTGATTCAAAAGCCGGATGTGTTCCTGCGTGCCATCGCCCAGGAAACCTTCGGCGTCGAACTGCCCAAGCAATATGCAGTGGGCATGGTCTTCTTCAATCAGGACCCGGTCAAAGCCGAGGCCGCTCGCGAGAACATGAACCGCGAGGTCCTGGCTGAAGGCCTGACCCTGGTCGGCTGGCGCAAAGTGCCGATCGACACCAGTGTCCTCGGCCGGCTGGCCCTCGAGCGTCTGCCGCAGATCGAGCAGGTCTACATCGGTGGCGAAGGCCTGAGCGACCAGGACATGGCGATCAAGCTGTTCAGCGCCCGTCGTCGTTCGTCCGTGGCCAACGCCGCCGACGTCGATCACTACATCTGCAGCTTTTCCCACAAGACCATCATTTATAAAGGCCTGATGATGCCGGCGGATTTGACCGCCTTCTATCCAGACCTCAGCGACCAGCGCCTGCAAACCTCGATTTGCGTGTTCCACCAGCGCTTCTCCACCAACACCCTGCCGAAATGGCCGCTGGCGCAGCCGTTCCGCTTCCTCGCCCACAACGGCGAGATCAACACCATCACCGGCAACCGAAACTGGGCCCAGGCCCGTCGCACCAAGTTCACCAACGATCTGATGGATCTGGAAGAGCTCGGTCCGCTGGTCAACCGTGTCGGTTCCGACTCCTCGAGCATGGACAACATGCTCGAGCTGATGGTCACCGGTGGCATCGACCTGTTCCGTGGCGTGCGGATGATCATTCCGCCTGCGTGGCAGAACGTCGAAACCATGGACCCGGACCTGCGTGCGTTCTACGAATACAACTCGATGCATATGGAACCGTGGGACGGCCCGGCCGGCGTGGTAATGACCGACGGTCGCTACGCGGTGTGCCTGCTCGACCGTAACGGTCTGCGCCCGGCGCGTTGGGTCACCACCAAAAATGGTTTCATCACCCTGGCGTCGGAAATCGGTGTCTGGAACTACCAGCCTGAAGACGTGATCGCCAAGGGCCGCGTGGGCCCGGGCCAGATCTTTGCCGTGGACACTGAAACCGGCCAGATCCTCGACACCGACGCCATCGACAACCGTCTGAAGTCCCGTCATCCGTACAAGCAATGGCTGCGCAAGAATGCCCTGCGCATCCAGGCGACCATGGAAGACAACGACCACGGTTCGGCTTTCTATGACGTGGACCAGCTCAAGCAGTACATGAAGATGTACCAGGTCACGTTCGAAGAGCGCGACCAGGTACTGCGTCCGCTCGGCGAGCAAGGCTACGAAGCCGTGGGCTCGATGGGCGACGATACGCCGATGGCCGTGCTGTCCCAGCGCGTGCGTACGCCGTACGACTATTTCCGTCAGCAGTTCGCGCAGGTCACCAACCCGCCGATCGACCCGCTGCGTGAAGCCATCGTCATGTCGCTGGAGATCTGCCTCGGTGCCGAGCGCAACATCTTCCAGGAGTCGCCGGAACACGCTTCGCGCGTGATCCTCAGCTCGCCGGTCATTTCCCCGGCCAAGTGGCGCTCGCTGATGAACCTCGATCGTCCGGGGTTCGAGCGCGCGATCATCGACCTCAATTACGACGAGAGCGTCGGCCTCGAAGCCGCGGTGCGCAACGTCGCCGATCAGGCTGAAGAAGCCGTTCGCGCCGGTCGCACCCAGATCGTCCTGAGTGACCGTCACATTGCCCCGGGCAAGTTGCCGATCCACGCTTCCCTGGCCACTGGCGCGGTACACCACCGCCTGACCGAAAAAGGCCTGCGTTGCGACTCCAACATCCTCGTGGAAACCGCCACCGCTCGCGACCCGCATCACTTTGCGGTGTTGATCGGTTTCGGCGCCTCGGCGGTCTATCCGTTCCTGGCCTACGAAGTGCTGGGTGACCTGATCCGCACCGGTGAAGTGCTGGGCGACCTCTACGAGGTATTCAAGAACTACCGCAAAGGCATCACCAAAGGCCTGCTGAAAATCCTGTCGAAGATGGGGATTTCGACCATCGCTTCGTACCGTGGTGCGCAGCTGTTCGAAGCCATCGGCTTGTCCGAAGAAGTCTGCGACCTGAGCTTCCGTGGCGTTCCGAGCCGCATCAAGGGTGCGCGTTTCGTCGACATCGAAGCCGAGCAGAAAGCCCTCGCCGCCGAAGCCTGGAGCCCGCGCAAGCCGATCCAGCAGGGCGGTCTGCTGAAGTTCGTCCACGGTGGCGAATATCACGCGTACAACCCGGACGTGGTCAACACCCTGCAGGCCGCTGTGCAGCAGGGCGACTACAGCAAGTTCAAGGAATACACGGCGCTGGTGGACAACCGTCCGGTGTCGATGATCCGCGACTTGTTCAAAGTGAAGACGTTGGACACGCCGCTGGACATCAGCGAGATCGAACCGCTGGAATCGGTGCTCAAGCGCTTCGACTCCGCCGGCATCTCGTTGGGCGCGTTGTCGCCGGAAGCTCACGAAGCCCTGGCCGAAGCCATGAACCGCCTCGGTGCGCGTTCCAACTCCGGCGAAGGCGGCGAAGACCCGGCGCGTTACGGCACCATCAAGAGCTCGAAAATCAAGCAGGTCGCGACTGGCCGTTTCGGCGTGACCCCGGAATACCTGGTCAACGCTGAAGTGCTGCAGATCAAGGTCGCTCAGGGCGCCAAGCCCGGCGAAGGTGGTCAACTGCCAGGCGGCAAGGTTAACGGCCTGATCGCCAAGCTGCGTTACGCAGTGCCAGGCGTGACCCTGATTTCGCCGCCGCCGCACCATGACATCTATTCGATCGAAGACTTGTCGCAGCTGATTTTCGACCTGAAACAGGTCAACCCGAAGGCCCTGGTCTCGGTGAAGCTGGTGGCAGAAGCGGGCGTCGGCACCATCGCCGCCGGTGTGGCCAAGGCCTACGCGGACTTGATCACCATCTCCGGTTACGACGGTGGCACCGGTGCCTCGCCGCTGACTTCGATCAAATACGCGGGCGCGCCGTGGGAACTCGGCCTGGCCGAAACCCACCAGACCCTGCGCGGCAATGACCTGCGCGGCAAAGTCCGGGTGCAGACCGACGGCGGGCTGAAAACCGGCCTCGACGTGATCAAGGCGGCCATTCTCGGCGCTGAAAGCTTCGGTTTCGGCACCGCGCCAATGATCGCCCTGGGCTGCAAATACCTGCGCATCTGCCACCTGAACAACTGCGCCACCGGCGTCGCGACTCAGAACGAGAAGCTGCGTAAGGACCACTACATCGGTACGGTCGACATGGTGGTGAACTTCTTCACCTACGTCGCCGAAGAAACCCGTGAGTGGCTGGCCAAGCTGGGCGTGCGCTCCCTCGAGGAGCTGATCGGTCGCACCGATCTGCTGGAAATCCTCGAAGGCCAGACTGCCAAGCAGAACCACCTCGACCTGACGCCGTTGCTCGGCAGCGATCACATCCCGGCGGACAAACCACAGTTCTGCCAGGTCGACCGCAACCCGCCGTTCGACAAAGGCTTGCTGGCCGAGAAAATGATCGACATGGCTACCTCGGCCATCAACGACATGAGTGGCGCCGATTTCGCCCTGGATATCTGCAACTGCGACCGTTCGATCGGCGCACGGATCTCCGGTGAAATTGCCCGCAAACACGGCAACCAAGGCATGGCGAACGCGCCGATCACCTTCCGCTTCAAAGGGACGGCCGGTCAGAGCTTCGGCGTGTGGAACGCCGGCGGCCTGAACATGTACCTGGAAGGCGACGCCAACGATTACGTCGGCAAAGGCATGACCGGCGGCAAGCTGGTCATCGTTCCGCCGAAGGGCAGCGCCTACAAGACTCAGGACAGTGCCATCATCGGCAACACCTGCCTGTACGGCGCCACCGGCGGCAAGCTGTTTGCTGCCGGCACCGCGGGCGAACGTTTCGCGGTGCGTAACTCCGGTGCTCACACCGTCGTTGAAGGCACTGGCGATCACTGCTGCGAATACATGACCGGTGGTTTCGTCTGCGTGCTGGGCAAGACCGGTTACAACTTCGGCTCAGGCATGACCGGCGGTTTCGCCTACGTGCTCGACCAGGACAACACCTTCGTTGACCGGGTCAACCACGAACTGGTGGAAATCCAGCGGATCAGCGGCGAAGCGATGGAAGCCTACCGTAGCCACCTGCAACGCGTGCTGAATGAGTACGTCGAGGAAACCGACAGCGAGTGGGGTCGTGAACTCGCGGAAAACCTCGATGACTACCTGCGCCGTTTCTGGTTGGTCAAGCCAAAGGCTGCCAGCTTGAAAACGTTGCTTTCCAGCACCCGTGCCAACCCGCAGTGA
- the gbpA gene encoding N-acetylglucosamine-binding protein GbpA, which translates to MKKTFYKGGAFTACASPMILLSAMLASQTVSAHGYLEVPPSRALLCQKGMNTNCGGAQYEPQSVGETFKGFPAGIGGAPLQGPIDGKIASGGHPSFSALDAQSATRWHLTEIKDRNIDFQWRYTAVHPATKHEYFISRNGWNPNESLKRATFESTPFCTIDGGNQRPVSGDKHNCTIPSDKSGQHVVLAIWTVGDTDAAFYNATDVNIIAEAELPGGWSSVGGIAPSAQLLVGDKVKARAFSANGVSPAYDVEISIDTAEDGSPNNWAFKLAEKINATHTLIRAGIRDESGNIEPVRGNNSLYAQKESGVTRFEVQLEMKEDTAARMSVASQQAEYVLEKGLAKVDFSMISNRKMNVEATLFDENNKPVGTVAKQVDSGPTWLTMDVRSNPGKHTLTLVGTTLDGRTTRQDTQATNMTGEGAGVEHDFVFPEGLSEYTAGTKVLQPKDNAVYECKPFPESGYCKQYSPTATGFEPGYGDHSHMAWNKL; encoded by the coding sequence ATGAAAAAAACCTTCTACAAGGGAGGTGCATTCACTGCATGCGCCTCTCCAATGATCCTGTTATCGGCAATGCTGGCGTCTCAAACTGTTTCGGCCCATGGCTATCTTGAAGTGCCACCTTCGCGGGCATTGCTGTGCCAGAAAGGCATGAACACCAACTGTGGCGGCGCGCAATACGAACCTCAAAGTGTTGGCGAAACGTTCAAAGGCTTTCCCGCCGGTATTGGCGGTGCTCCGTTGCAGGGGCCGATCGACGGCAAAATTGCGAGTGGCGGTCATCCATCGTTCTCCGCTCTGGATGCCCAGTCCGCCACCCGTTGGCACCTGACGGAAATCAAGGATCGCAACATCGATTTCCAATGGCGCTACACCGCGGTTCATCCGGCGACCAAACATGAGTACTTCATCAGTCGCAACGGCTGGAATCCGAACGAGTCACTGAAACGCGCTACCTTCGAAAGCACTCCGTTCTGCACCATTGATGGCGGTAATCAGAGGCCTGTATCGGGTGACAAGCACAACTGCACCATCCCGTCAGACAAATCCGGCCAGCATGTGGTCCTGGCGATCTGGACGGTCGGAGATACCGACGCGGCGTTTTACAACGCGACCGATGTGAACATCATTGCCGAAGCAGAGTTGCCCGGTGGCTGGTCTTCCGTTGGCGGTATCGCACCGTCGGCGCAATTGCTGGTCGGCGACAAGGTCAAGGCCCGTGCATTCTCGGCCAACGGAGTCAGCCCGGCTTACGACGTTGAAATCAGCATCGACACTGCCGAAGACGGCTCGCCGAATAACTGGGCGTTCAAACTGGCAGAAAAGATCAACGCCACTCACACACTCATCCGCGCGGGTATTCGTGATGAGAGCGGCAACATCGAACCGGTCCGGGGTAACAATTCCCTGTACGCGCAAAAAGAAAGCGGCGTGACCCGTTTCGAAGTTCAGCTGGAGATGAAGGAAGACACCGCAGCTCGCATGTCGGTGGCCTCTCAGCAAGCTGAATACGTGCTGGAAAAAGGCCTGGCCAAGGTCGATTTCAGCATGATCTCCAATCGCAAAATGAACGTTGAAGCGACCTTGTTCGATGAGAACAACAAGCCGGTCGGCACAGTGGCGAAGCAGGTGGACAGCGGCCCGACCTGGCTGACCATGGATGTTCGCAGCAATCCCGGTAAACACACGCTGACACTGGTCGGTACCACCCTCGACGGCCGTACCACTCGCCAGGACACCCAGGCCACCAACATGACCGGTGAAGGCGCTGGCGTCGAGCATGACTTCGTGTTCCCCGAAGGCCTCAGCGAGTACACCGCCGGCACCAAAGTGCTGCAGCCGAAGGACAACGCAGTCTACGAGTGCAAGCCATTCCCCGAGTCCGGCTATTGCAAGCAATACAGCCCGACCGCCACTGGTTTTGAACCCGGTTACGGTGACCATTCGCACATGGCGTGGAACAAGCTTTAA